The sequence CGGAGGGGGCAATTTGGTCAAACACACAAAAAACCGGACTGTCTATAGTTTTCCGGCAGCGTTTAACGCCGCTTGGATGGTCGATAGCGGCAGAAGCAGAGAAAGCGGTATATCTAGAAGAGGCAAAGCGCCATAATTGGTGTACCAATGCGCGACGCTCTCGTTCTTGGCGTCGATCAATAATGCCACGCCTCCGACCTCTTGCGAGGCGCGAAGGCAGCGCCTACCGGCGGACAGAAGAAGTTGACCACCCAGCCCCTTGCTTTGCATAGTCCGATCAACCGCCAGACGACAAAGGCGGAAGACAGGCACGTCATGCCGAGCCAATCCGCGCGTGATGATAGAGGGAGTACGGGAAAACTCAACAGAGGCGGGACTAAGAGAATAGAAGCCAAAAACCAATGACGGATTATCATCACTGACTGCCACGAAGGTTTTAGCGCCCCCGTGTTCGTGCGTTTGTCGTGCATGTCGGCGTAGGAAATCATTTAATGCGGCATTGCCGCAATCAAATGCTTCTCGGTTATGCTGTTTGGAAATCGGCTCTTCATGCCAAGGGGAAATCGTCATGGCTGCACAGGCAAGGCATGAGCCGCCGCCAGCAGTTTTGAATTCGGAGAAGGCGGATTTTCCAAAGCATCCAATACACGCAAGCTGTCGCGCTCTGACAGTGAAACCTGTTCAGCCTGGGCGATCACATCCTTTGCCGCTTGCAAGGCGTTTTTCAGTACAAAATCCGTAAGGTCGGTATGCGTATAGGAAACGGCACGCATCAGCAGCGCCTTATCATTCGGGCGGATTCTCAAAGACATTCGATTGTTCTCTTTTACGGCCACTCTTGGCATGTACTTCCTCCTGTTTGCGTTGTGTACACATTCAAACAGTACATAGGCCAAGGCGTGCTGTCAAGGATGATGGTGATCTTTCCATGAAGCCGAAGCGCCGTACTTAGGCAGTGTTTCGGTAGGCTCTGGAGGTAAAATTAATTTCGCTTCTGAAGCACGTCTTCAATTGATTGCTGGATGATCAGGTGTTGCATTACCTACCACCGCCTAACAGTCTAACTGTATGGTTGTCTTATTTGATAGCACTGGCCCCCTACTAGCAGCAGGTCCGATTACCCTCATCCCAGGTCTCTAGCGCATGTGCGGCAATACCCGTCCGTAGGTTTTTGTGAATCTATGTACCCCTATCTCAGCTTCCACATACATGTTGCGGTGGACACCCTAACGCGCTACACTCTGCAAAAAATCGACACAAGGAGATTGCAACAGTGCCTGTAGTGTCAATTAGTGAAGCAGCAAGACTATCAGGGGTAGCCCGTTCGACCCTTTACCGTAAGCATGAACAAGGCAAAATAACCTTCAGTGCCTTAGCAGATGGGCAACCAGGCATTGACACTGCTGAGCTTTATAGAGTGTATCCGCAACAGTCACTACAGGACAGTGCGAACACTATAGTCGCTACAGCTGCAACACGTGATACAGCTGCTGGTGAGCGTAAAATCGCAGAGTTGCAGCTAGAACTTCGATTGACACGTGAGCAGCTGACAGCGGCAGCGCAACGAGAGACATGGCTACAACGACAGGTGGAGAATCTGACCGAATCGTTAAAACTCCTGGAGCATCGGCCTGTGGATCAGCCGCAACCAGATCAGGAGCTACTGAAGCAGGTGGAGGATCTGCAGAAAGCCTTGGACCTGTTATCTACTCAGCAGGTAGCCCAGGAACAATCGCCCCGTGGTTTCTGGGCCAGATTATTTAGGAGGGGGTAGGCATGCTCAGCAGAGCTACAGAACAGTTCTTGGCTCAGGTTCTTGCTATCGAGGCCGATAGCGTCACGCCAGCCGATCTTGGGTTTATGGCGCGATCCTTGACCCTCTGTACTATGCCACACTCCAAGCCGAGCGATAACGAGTTCACCCGTAGAAATGGCAGCTACACATTAACGATGCAAGCACCCAAAGCAATAGGCCTGCCGTATGGATCATTGCCCCGTCTGTTGCTTGCCTGGATCGTCACAGAGGCCGTGCAGACGAAGAGCCGCACCCTAACTCTAGGACACTCCTTATCAGACTTCTTGAAGGAGCTGGGATTGTCTAGGCAGGGGGGGGAGCGTGGAGACATAACCCGACTTCGGCAACAGATGCGTCGGTTGTTTTCCTGCTCCATTCGCTGTGAGTACCAGGACGGGAAGCATGATGCAGGCATTGGTTTCATGGTGGCCGACTCGTATAGCTTGTGGTGGCACCCCCAGGAGGAGAAACAGGCCGGGCTTTGGGAATCGACCTTGACGCTTAGTGAGAAGTTTTATCAGGAGATCACTGCTGCACCAATTCCGCTGGATATGAGAGCACTGAAGGCCCTGAAACGTTCACCAATGAGCCTGGACCTGTATATGTGGCTAACATTCCGCAACAGCTATTTGAAGACACCAACGGTAATCAGCTGGCAGCAGCTACAGCAACAATTCGGAGCAGAGTACAACCGAACCAGAGCATTTAGGGAAGCGTTCCGGGATGCGATGCGGAAAGTGCTGGTGGTCTATCCTACCGCTCAGGTAACAGACGTTGACAATGGTTTAATGCTCAACCCTAGCCCGACACATGTTCCACGGAAAGTCAAAACCCTGTTGACGGAGTAGAGTTGTCTGCGCTGAAACGGTGGCGCTTTTGGCAAAAATCTGCGCTGAAACGGTGGCGCTTTTGGCAAAAATCTGCGCTGAAACGGTGGCGCGTACCCTCCGCAAAAGCCCGCCAGTACTGGGCTGGCGGGCTCCCTCCTGTAGTTAAAGAATACCTGTAATTAAAAGATACCTGTAGTAGGCGCACCAAACCCTGTGGAAAACTCCTCCAATTGCACGGCTCGATCTGGAAAAAATGCGCCGTCATGTCTCGCTTCCAAGCTCGACACGGCGACCCCTCCCTAACCCTCCCCTCAGAACGGGGAGGGAATAACAAATGCGCCACATCGATGCCGGTCTCCGACCGGCGTGGCGAACAACCAAATCCGTAATTGGGACGCGAAGCTCTGACTACTCGTATCACGTCCTTCTCCACGGAAGTTGCTT is a genomic window of Pelobacter propionicus DSM 2379 containing:
- a CDS encoding GNAT family N-acetyltransferase — protein: MTISPWHEEPISKQHNREAFDCGNAALNDFLRRHARQTHEHGGAKTFVAVSDDNPSLVFGFYSLSPASVEFSRTPSIITRGLARHDVPVFRLCRLAVDRTMQSKGLGGQLLLSAGRRCLRASQEVGGVALLIDAKNESVAHWYTNYGALPLLDIPLSLLLPLSTIQAALNAAGKL
- a CDS encoding type II toxin-antitoxin system TacA family antitoxin, with the translated sequence MPRVAVKENNRMSLRIRPNDKALLMRAVSYTHTDLTDFVLKNALQAAKDVIAQAEQVSLSERDSLRVLDALENPPSPNSKLLAAAHALPVQP
- a CDS encoding replication protein RepA translates to MLSRATEQFLAQVLAIEADSVTPADLGFMARSLTLCTMPHSKPSDNEFTRRNGSYTLTMQAPKAIGLPYGSLPRLLLAWIVTEAVQTKSRTLTLGHSLSDFLKELGLSRQGGERGDITRLRQQMRRLFSCSIRCEYQDGKHDAGIGFMVADSYSLWWHPQEEKQAGLWESTLTLSEKFYQEITAAPIPLDMRALKALKRSPMSLDLYMWLTFRNSYLKTPTVISWQQLQQQFGAEYNRTRAFREAFRDAMRKVLVVYPTAQVTDVDNGLMLNPSPTHVPRKVKTLLTE